TTTGAGATCAAGAAATGCCTGAGCATGAGTCCAATTGAACTGGTCTTTCTTAAGGAGGTCAGTGAGAGGTTTACTGAGGCTGCCATATCCTTTGATGAATCGTCTGTAGTAACCAGTGAGACCTAGGAAGCCCCTCAATCCTTTGAGACTAGTCGGAATAGGCCACTCTAGCATTGCAGAGACCTTAGCAGGGTCTGTTGCCACTCCTTCCCCAGATATGATATGTCCCAAATAAGTGACTGAGGTAACAGCAATGTCACATTTGGAGGCCTTTGCAAATAGTTGATGTTGTTCCAACAACTGAAAAACTAAATGCAGATGCTCCATGTGTTCTTCATTAGTGGGGCTATAAACAAGAATGTCATCAAAAAACACTAGAACGAATTTTCGTAGGGAAGGCTGGAAAATCGTATTCATGAGAGACTGAAAAGTAGCTGGGGCattagtcaagccaaaaggcatgactaaaaattcataatgccctGAATGGGTACAAAATGCAGTTTTTTGCACATCACAGGCCTTCATTCTAATTTGATGATACCCTGACCGAAGATCAATCTTAGTAAACACCCCTGCTCCTTTTAATTCATCAATCGGTTCTTGTATAACAGGTATAGGGAACTTGTTCTTGATAGTGACCTTATTTAATTCCCTATAATCAACACAAAATCGCCAGGTGCACTCCTTCTTTTTAACTAACAGCACTGGGGAGGCATATGGGCTTTGGCTTGGTTGAATGACACCTGTGGCCAACATCTCCCCAACAAGTTTCTCAATCTCATTCTTTTGATGACGAGAATATCGATAAGGCCTGACATTGATAGGGTCAGTAGAGTTTTTTAATGTGATGGCATGGTCATGGGTTCTTTTAGGTGGCAAGGCTGATggtgtttggaagaggtgttgaTATTTGGAAATCAGGGGTATGAATTGTGGAGGAGAGCTAGGCAGTTCTGTTGGTAAGGATTCAATAGTGTTTACTTGGGTAGTGTGCTGAGAGTCAATCTCCCTAACAAACATGATAAACAAACTAGAGGATATTCCCTTCCACCCCTTAGCAACTAGTTTATTAACAGATTTAAGAGACATTAGCTTTAGGGTGCTCTTTTCTGAAATTCCCTTAAGCTCAATCTGCTTGTTATCTTTCATAAGAAGCAGCTTGTATTCATCAAAATCAAATGTTATAGGAGAGTATTTTCTCATCCAATCAACACCCAAAATCATGTCATAATCACCCAAATCTAATATTCTGAGGTTAAAAGAGAACCTGTTGTGATTCATGGTCCATTGGCAGCTATTGCATTTTTGGTGCACCATCAATTGCCTCCCATCTGCTACTGGCACAGCTGCAGGTGCAACCTTCATCAATGGCAGCTTAGCCTCTTTTGCTAACTTCTGGTCCAAAAAGCTGTGAGTGCTGCCACTATCAATCAACACCATGATTGGTTTCTGCTGCAAGGTGCCCTTCAACTTCAAGGTGCCATTCGAAATGCCCCCATCTAAAGCATTTATAGACAAGGTTATTTGCTCTTGGTCCTCTATCTCTTTCCCTGCTTCTGATTTCTCCAGAGAGTCACCCTCCATCTCTTCCTCAGGTATATCCTCTGCATTTATGGCATTCAATTTCTTCAAGGTGCACTGGTGGCCAGGGAAGTACTTTTCCCCACACTTGTAACAGGCTTCTGGAGTTCGTTTTAGAGTGGTGGTGCTTGGTGGAAGTTTGGGATCTGGTGGCTTAGATGAGGAAGGGTTCAGGCTTGATGGTTGAGGTGTATATTTAGTGTTTGAAGGGTTATTAGGTAACCAGGGTTTAGGGGTGAGGGGTGATCGAAATTTTGGTTTTGGTTTAAAAGCATCCATAAGATCCTTGAGATGGGTTTCTTGGTATTTAGCAAGTTTAATGGCTGTATAGAGGCAAGTAGGTTCTGACTTTCTTACAGATGACCGAATTTCAGGTTTCAATCCTGTTATGAAACTAGAAACATAGTAGGATTCAGTGATGGTAGGATGTACCTTCTCCATCTTAAGTTTGATCATTTCAAATTGATCTTGGTAGGCAGCTACATTAGTTTCTTGCCTGAGTTGCTCAATCTGCTGCACTATGTCATCAACCTCAGTCTCCCTGAACCTCTTTTCTACTTCTTCAATAAAACCATCCCATGAAACTAATGGATTGGTGGGAATCCAATTTTTGTACCAACGTTCAGCCTTGCCTTGTAAATACAAGCCTGCAAGCTCCACCTTCTTCTCCTGAGCTACTTTAAATAGCTGAAAATATTTGTGACACTTGCTGATCCACAGATCTACATCTGTGCCATCAAAAGAAGGCAAGTCACATTTTGGCAGCAACTTGTTGAAATAGGGTGCCTTGCTGGTAGTTGC
The DNA window shown above is from Euphorbia lathyris chromosome 1, ddEupLath1.1, whole genome shotgun sequence and carries:
- the LOC136207766 gene encoding uncharacterized protein codes for the protein MVSNSVKRRTRAAARKAQAAMEALEQQLQKLTEHFNNRFEAAAEKAEKTQAQLTDIQTAQQNQLINLRLEQNQLRKIQMDSQESLEDKMRQILAKLSNSQPTNPGSLHTPSQGISSSQVITPQTYQVNRNPATYGDHQERGILGSGPPGSVNGDPATTSKAPYFNKLLPKCDLPSFDGTDVDLWISKCHKYFQLFKVAQEKKVELAGLYLQGKAERWYKNWIPTNPLVSWDGFIEEVEKRFRETEVDDIVQQIEQLRQETNVAAYQDQFEMIKLKMEKVHPTITESYYVSSFITGLKPEIRSSVRKSEPTCLYTAIKLAKYQETHLKDLMDAFKPKPKFRSPLTPKPWLPNNPSNTKYTPQPSSLNPSSSKPPDPKLPPSTTTLKRTPEACYKCGEKYFPGHQCTLKKLNAINAEDIPEEEMEGDSLEKSEAGKEIEDQEQITLSINALDGGISNGTLKLKGTLQQKPIMVLIDSGSTHSFLDQKLAKEAKLPLMKVAPAAVPVADGRQLMVHQKCNSCQWTMNHNRKLPKYNVTATLQCAGNRRTAMSNVKKVRGVGWDACAIGNDPIYKQRHPLYQALPQHRQANEATL